Proteins from a single region of Parasedimentitalea psychrophila:
- a CDS encoding helix-turn-helix transcriptional regulator — MHNLNILGTPASISFAGNSRDLEDNSIQRAFKNAKRVVTSNNGPPETARAAAGLVFDPISEQGANSTGPDSVPTSPIVPLGHNANVYYFISPRRQLRNMRAEALEPGRGIQALFLGRGKDTVKWCRSLFPARDNGRSPKVAGLWIIEQRNVKGVFDPSRADLRSIGVWHDGKGHAIAHCGDRLVYPSGQVELLASSPKNFILIEAPRIDAPILPFFINLSQTTLWRRTRSGALHARLRVAGLTRWRRSELLAFLGEADAARDRCAQ; from the coding sequence ATGCATAATCTGAATATTCTAGGGACACCCGCCTCCATCAGTTTTGCAGGAAACAGCCGTGATCTGGAAGACAATTCGATCCAGAGAGCTTTCAAAAACGCGAAACGTGTTGTCACAAGTAACAATGGGCCTCCGGAAACTGCTAGGGCAGCAGCGGGCCTTGTATTCGATCCAATATCTGAACAAGGCGCGAACTCCACAGGACCGGATAGCGTGCCCACGAGTCCGATCGTCCCTTTGGGACACAATGCCAATGTCTATTATTTCATTTCGCCGAGACGCCAACTTCGGAACATGAGAGCCGAGGCGCTTGAGCCAGGGCGAGGTATTCAAGCCTTGTTCCTGGGAAGGGGCAAGGACACCGTAAAATGGTGCCGGTCATTGTTTCCGGCAAGGGACAATGGAAGGTCGCCAAAAGTCGCTGGTCTTTGGATTATCGAGCAACGCAACGTGAAGGGCGTTTTCGATCCGAGTAGAGCTGACTTGAGATCGATTGGGGTTTGGCATGACGGTAAAGGTCATGCGATTGCGCATTGTGGCGATCGCCTAGTTTACCCGAGCGGTCAAGTCGAGCTTCTGGCATCCAGCCCCAAGAATTTCATCTTGATTGAGGCACCAAGGATCGACGCTCCAATTTTGCCGTTTTTCATTAACCTTTCGCAGACTACCCTCTGGCGCAGGACCCGTAGTGGAGCTTTGCATGCCCGGCTTCGTGTGGCAGGCCTCACGCGCTGGCGGCGCTCTGAGCTTCTGGCGTTTCTGGGCGAAGCCGATGCAGCGCGTGATAGGTGCGCCCAATGA
- a CDS encoding YgaP family membrane protein, translating to MNTKSFRPGTDIEIRIHDGIVGAIILLSVVLGMMVNPIWFWLAGLTAAVMFSSAFTGFCPVHYVLCKIYPITPDKDSTS from the coding sequence ATGAACACTAAATCATTTCGCCCAGGCACCGATATCGAAATCAGGATCCACGACGGGATTGTAGGTGCCATCATATTGCTTAGCGTCGTTCTCGGCATGATGGTCAACCCCATCTGGTTCTGGTTGGCGGGATTAACCGCAGCCGTCATGTTCAGTAGTGCCTTTACCGGTTTTTGCCCAGTCCACTATGTGCTTTGCAAGATATACCCAATTACACCCGACAAAGACTCTACTTCGTAA
- a CDS encoding IS3 family transposase (programmed frameshift) → MAPRSSEEFKRDAVRIALTSGLTRRQVSSDLGVGMSTLCKWIRTYRDADVVSKEDQELANENERLRRENRLLREERELLKKGNNLLCGPKQMRFSFVEKHRNSIPTERLCRIVDVTPRGYRAWRKRPACQRQRGDMVLLAHIREQHRLSLQSYGRPRMVEELKELGLDIGHRRVGRLMRQNGISVVRTRKYKATTDSNHKFNITPNLLNRNFSADRPNQKWVVDISYIWTREGWLYLAVVLDLYSRRVVGWAVSNRMKRDLAIRALNMAITLRRPPKGCIHHSDRGSQYCSQDYQKILRRYGFKVSMSGKGNCYDNAAMETFFKTIKAELIWRHSWQTRRAAEIAIFEYINGFYNPRRRHSALGWKSPLAFEKIAA, encoded by the exons ATGGCACCACGATCATCCGAAGAATTCAAACGCGACGCAGTGCGGATCGCACTGACCAGCGGGCTGACCCGCCGACAGGTGTCCTCCGATCTTGGGGTTGGTATGTCCACCCTGTGCAAGTGGATCAGAACCTATCGTGACGCGGACGTTGTTTCGAAAGAGGATCAGGAACTGGCCAATGAGAACGAGCGCCTTCGCCGGGAAAACCGCCTTCTACGTGAGGAGAGGGAGCTGCTAAAAAAAG GCAACAATCTTCTTTGCGGACCAAAGCAAATGAGGTTTTCATTTGTTGAAAAGCACCGCAATAGCATTCCCACAGAGCGACTTTGCCGGATTGTGGATGTCACCCCACGTGGCTACCGAGCCTGGCGCAAACGCCCTGCCTGCCAGCGTCAACGTGGGGATATGGTTCTGTTGGCCCACATCCGGGAGCAGCACCGCCTGAGTTTGCAGAGCTACGGCCGACCGAGAATGGTCGAAGAACTGAAAGAGCTTGGTCTGGATATTGGTCACCGCCGTGTCGGCCGATTGATGCGCCAGAACGGCATATCTGTTGTCAGAACCCGTAAGTACAAGGCCACAACGGACAGCAATCACAAGTTCAACATCACGCCAAACCTGCTGAACCGGAACTTCTCAGCAGATCGACCCAATCAAAAATGGGTTGTTGATATCAGCTACATCTGGACCCGCGAGGGCTGGCTCTATCTGGCCGTGGTTCTGGACCTGTACTCCAGGCGCGTGGTCGGTTGGGCTGTCAGCAACCGGATGAAGCGCGATCTGGCCATACGGGCGCTGAACATGGCCATAACCCTGCGCAGGCCGCCCAAAGGATGCATCCATCATTCTGATAGGGGCAGCCAATATTGCTCGCAGGATTACCAGAAAATCCTGCGCCGGTATGGCTTCAAGGTATCCATGAGCGGCAAGGGTAATTGCTATGATAACGCCGCAATGGAAACCTTCTTCAAAACCATCAAAGCGGAATTGATCTGGCGGCACTCTTGGCAAACCCGCAGGGCTGCTGAGATCGCCATCTTCGAGTACATTAATGGGTTCTATAATCCCCGCCGGAGACACTCGGCATTAGGCTGGAAAAGTCCCTTGGCTTTTGAAAAGATCGCCGCCTAA
- a CDS encoding dienelactone hydrolase family protein, with the protein MIVVPWCISFGAEYALKGAEQYRDRSSPFEEERAQELAEAGYVVLAVDYYGDGKRATSKENAFAMMGELNSDRSLLARRMISALNELKRQKSVDSERIGAMGYCLGGKAVLDLARTGEKFEACVSLHGVYDAPPNSVSSIVPSLLILHGWEDPLATPDNFVSLASELTSKCQDWQMLSFGHTGHAFTNPNAQEPDEGMAYSQRATRRSWNALTDFFHEKLGN; encoded by the coding sequence ATGATCGTGGTGCCATGGTGTATCTCCTTTGGGGCAGAATATGCTCTCAAAGGGGCGGAACAATACCGTGACAGGTCCAGCCCGTTTGAAGAAGAGCGTGCGCAGGAGCTGGCCGAGGCTGGCTATGTTGTGCTTGCGGTCGATTATTACGGCGATGGCAAACGAGCAACCAGTAAGGAGAACGCATTTGCCATGATGGGGGAGTTGAATTCTGATCGAAGTCTTCTGGCTCGACGCATGATCTCAGCTCTTAATGAACTCAAGCGCCAAAAATCCGTTGATTCCGAACGCATTGGCGCGATGGGCTATTGCCTTGGTGGCAAAGCCGTTCTTGATCTCGCCAGAACTGGCGAGAAATTTGAGGCTTGCGTGTCTTTACATGGGGTCTATGACGCTCCGCCCAACTCTGTATCATCTATCGTTCCGTCCTTACTTATCCTCCACGGCTGGGAGGACCCACTTGCAACTCCGGATAACTTCGTATCGCTCGCTTCAGAACTTACATCGAAGTGCCAAGATTGGCAGATGCTATCTTTCGGACATACAGGCCATGCGTTTACCAATCCAAATGCTCAAGAGCCCGACGAGGGTATGGCATATAGTCAACGCGCAACCCGCCGATCATGGAATGCGCTGACTGACTTTTTCCACGAGAAACTCGGAAATTGA
- a CDS encoding aldo/keto reductase → MNPFEKRHLGTTSVSLTQLGFGGAGVGELRGPLPEDQAQDTVKEAWESGIRYFDTSPWYGRGLSELRLGHALRSRPRDQFVLSSKVGRLLSLPKDPDTWDRSPWIGGLSFEHRRDYTYDGIMRSYEDSIQRLGTTYIDLLLIHDLDHWHLESDAKVNAYMAQLYTSGYRALRDLKDQKLIGGIGAGINQKGTMQQFMDCVDLDFFLLALVYTLLDHDVLDTEMAAAAERGMGFVIGGVYNSGILATGAVDGAMYNYQPATDGPIKRVRRIEEVCKRHEIPLAAAALQFPLGHPNVASVIPGAISPEQQAQNINAMAHDIPQDFWAELKAENILAEHVPTPNP, encoded by the coding sequence GTGAACCCTTTTGAAAAACGGCACCTCGGAACCACCTCGGTATCCCTGACCCAGTTGGGCTTTGGCGGCGCTGGGGTTGGCGAGCTTCGGGGACCTCTGCCGGAAGACCAAGCTCAGGACACAGTCAAAGAGGCTTGGGAATCCGGTATCAGATATTTTGACACGTCGCCGTGGTACGGACGTGGCCTGAGTGAACTGCGCCTCGGTCACGCGCTGCGTAGCCGCCCGCGCGACCAGTTTGTGTTGTCGAGCAAGGTCGGACGCTTGTTGTCGCTCCCCAAAGATCCGGACACTTGGGACCGGTCTCCCTGGATCGGTGGTTTGTCCTTTGAACACCGTCGCGACTATACCTATGACGGGATTATGCGGTCTTATGAGGACAGTATTCAACGCCTTGGGACCACTTATATTGATCTTCTTCTGATCCATGATCTCGACCATTGGCATCTCGAGTCCGATGCCAAGGTCAACGCCTATATGGCGCAACTCTATACATCGGGATATCGCGCCTTGCGCGACCTGAAGGATCAGAAACTCATCGGAGGTATCGGCGCAGGTATCAACCAAAAGGGCACCATGCAACAATTCATGGACTGCGTTGATTTGGATTTTTTCCTGCTGGCTCTGGTCTATACATTGCTGGACCACGATGTTCTGGATACCGAAATGGCCGCCGCAGCCGAGCGTGGCATGGGATTTGTCATCGGAGGCGTATATAACTCCGGAATCCTGGCAACTGGCGCCGTTGACGGCGCGATGTACAACTACCAACCGGCAACAGACGGGCCAATAAAGCGCGTCCGGCGTATCGAAGAGGTTTGCAAGCGCCACGAAATTCCCCTGGCGGCTGCCGCGCTGCAATTTCCGCTTGGACACCCCAACGTGGCTTCGGTTATTCCCGGCGCCATCTCTCCGGAACAGCAGGCACAAAACATCAATGCGATGGCGCATGACATCCCCCAGGATTTTTGGGCCGAGCTGAAGGCTGAGAACATTCTCGCCGAGCACGTTCCAACACCGAATCCCTGA
- a CDS encoding mandelate racemase/muconate lactonizing enzyme family protein — translation MKITEVETVSLEEHPNLLWVHIKTDQGLIGLGETFFGVDAVEAHVHEFIAPYLLGKNALDIERHSHRMTGYTGRGGSGAEMRATSAVDIALWDLWGHYSNQPIYQLLGGASRDKVRVYNTCAGYQYVRKAAAQVSANFGINAAAVERPYEDLEGFLNRADEVAESLLEMGITGMKIWPFDFAAEAHGGTHISTQDLKTALVPFEKIRAAVGDKIDIMCELHSLWNVPTAKKICHALRDFDLAWIEDPVRMDHLGNVGKITEVSETPIAVGELLGGRAQYRDLIEKSDLGLVIMDIVWGGGLTEARKVASYCDTHGLPFTGHDCTGPVALCVSTHMALHAPNTYIQEMVRAFYYDWYQDLVTALPPVKNGHISAPDGPGLGMALNPDVLKRSDARVRVSKLNEGPKQ, via the coding sequence ATGAAGATCACCGAGGTAGAAACCGTTAGCCTTGAAGAGCATCCCAACCTTCTCTGGGTGCATATCAAAACTGACCAGGGCTTGATCGGATTGGGCGAAACCTTTTTTGGCGTGGATGCGGTCGAAGCGCATGTCCACGAATTCATTGCGCCCTACTTGCTGGGTAAAAATGCCCTCGACATCGAGCGCCATTCGCATCGGATGACCGGATATACCGGTCGTGGCGGCTCTGGGGCCGAGATGCGCGCGACATCCGCCGTCGATATCGCGCTGTGGGATCTTTGGGGGCATTATAGCAACCAACCGATTTACCAACTGCTCGGCGGCGCCTCGCGCGACAAAGTTCGCGTCTATAATACCTGTGCGGGCTATCAATACGTCCGCAAGGCTGCGGCCCAGGTTTCGGCCAATTTCGGGATCAATGCGGCGGCAGTTGAACGACCCTATGAAGATCTTGAAGGCTTTCTCAACCGGGCTGATGAGGTCGCGGAAAGCCTCTTGGAAATGGGCATTACCGGTATGAAGATCTGGCCGTTCGATTTCGCGGCCGAAGCCCACGGCGGCACCCATATCTCAACTCAAGACCTGAAAACAGCCCTTGTCCCGTTCGAGAAAATCCGGGCCGCTGTCGGGGACAAGATAGACATCATGTGCGAGCTTCATTCTCTCTGGAATGTGCCAACGGCGAAGAAAATCTGCCATGCCCTCAGGGATTTTGATCTGGCATGGATCGAGGACCCGGTTCGCATGGATCACCTTGGAAATGTGGGGAAAATCACAGAAGTTTCGGAAACACCGATCGCGGTTGGTGAACTTCTCGGCGGGCGGGCGCAGTATCGCGATCTGATCGAAAAGAGTGATCTCGGCCTTGTCATCATGGATATTGTCTGGGGTGGCGGATTGACCGAAGCGCGCAAGGTTGCTTCGTATTGCGACACGCACGGCCTGCCGTTTACCGGGCACGACTGTACAGGTCCGGTCGCGCTGTGTGTCTCAACCCATATGGCCCTGCATGCGCCCAATACCTATATCCAGGAAATGGTCCGGGCTTTCTACTATGATTGGTATCAAGATCTGGTGACGGCTCTGCCGCCGGTGAAGAACGGCCATATCAGCGCGCCTGACGGGCCGGGATTGGGCATGGCGCTCAATCCCGATGTGCTCAAGCGCAGCGATGCCCGCGTAAGGGTGTCCAAACTGAATGAAGGACCCAAGCAGTGA
- a CDS encoding transcriptional regulator GcvA — protein MRRLPPLKSLQAFEVAARWLSFSKAAEELFVTPAAVSLQIKQLESYLGVVLFRRMTRAVQLTEEARAVLPLVTEGFDKLAEAVDRLAQNEASGLLTVSCVPTFAVKWLLPRLPHFSSLYPDIDVRLDASLETRDFDRDGIDVGIRLGMGDYPGLEVTRILGEEVSPACSPKILTDNKPLRTPDDLKHHRLIHVDWGKMTIQIPDWHMWTKAAGVEGVKVNHGPRFTIESMAIEAAINGDGVALISHSAIAGELKAGRLVRPFDLTLRTDMGYWLVCPLGRRRQMKVNAFCEWLLAEAESDRTGIA, from the coding sequence ATGCGTCGCCTACCGCCCCTAAAGTCTTTGCAAGCCTTCGAGGTAGCTGCAAGATGGTTGAGTTTTTCTAAGGCAGCGGAGGAGCTGTTCGTAACACCTGCCGCGGTCAGCCTGCAAATCAAGCAATTGGAGAGCTATCTCGGCGTCGTCCTCTTTCGTCGTATGACACGGGCGGTTCAATTGACTGAAGAGGCCAGGGCGGTCTTGCCATTGGTCACAGAAGGGTTTGACAAGCTAGCAGAAGCGGTTGACCGGCTGGCTCAGAACGAGGCGTCGGGCCTTTTGACAGTCAGTTGTGTCCCCACCTTCGCAGTCAAATGGTTGCTCCCGAGATTGCCTCATTTCTCCAGTCTTTATCCCGATATCGATGTGCGGTTGGATGCATCCCTGGAAACCCGGGATTTTGATCGTGACGGTATCGACGTTGGTATTCGCCTCGGGATGGGGGATTACCCCGGACTGGAGGTGACGCGTATTCTTGGCGAGGAAGTCAGCCCGGCTTGTAGTCCGAAAATTCTGACTGATAATAAACCCTTGCGCACCCCGGACGACTTGAAGCATCATCGCCTGATTCACGTAGATTGGGGCAAGATGACGATACAAATACCGGATTGGCACATGTGGACCAAGGCAGCCGGTGTCGAAGGTGTCAAAGTGAACCACGGCCCCCGTTTTACGATCGAAAGCATGGCGATCGAAGCAGCAATAAACGGGGATGGTGTTGCCCTGATTAGCCATTCTGCGATTGCTGGAGAGTTGAAGGCGGGCCGGTTGGTCAGGCCCTTTGATCTCACCTTGCGGACGGATATGGGCTATTGGTTAGTCTGCCCCCTGGGACGCAGGCGCCAAATGAAAGTTAATGCATTCTGCGAATGGCTGCTGGCTGAAGCTGAAAGCGACAGGACGGGAATTGCTTAG
- a CDS encoding IS3 family transposase, translated as MQCPAGQRTNKHSFVTAHKAQYAVSTLCRHLKISRSWFYGFLTSQDTRDQRLVIREARDLELLPKIKAFFKASGKCYGSKRIHQDLMADGEIASERRVAIIMKENKVSPLLRKRRKPKTTDSKHDMKPSPNLLEQKFNCQTPNTVWLADITYIDTR; from the coding sequence TTGCAATGCCCTGCCGGGCAGCGGACGAACAAGCACAGCTTCGTCACGGCCCACAAAGCGCAATATGCGGTTTCCACATTATGCCGACACCTCAAGATATCCCGAAGTTGGTTCTATGGCTTTCTGACCAGTCAGGACACCCGCGATCAGCGGCTTGTCATCCGTGAAGCGCGGGATCTGGAGTTGCTGCCAAAGATAAAGGCGTTTTTCAAAGCCAGCGGGAAATGCTATGGGTCCAAGCGCATTCATCAGGATCTAATGGCTGATGGTGAGATCGCTTCTGAGCGGCGTGTGGCGATAATAATGAAAGAAAACAAGGTGTCTCCGCTTCTGCGTAAGCGCCGAAAGCCCAAAACCACTGACAGCAAACACGACATGAAGCCTTCACCAAATCTACTGGAGCAGAAGTTCAACTGCCAGACGCCCAACACCGTTTGGCTGGCGGATATTACCTATATCGACACTCGGTAA
- a CDS encoding IS3 family transposase (programmed frameshift) — protein MKMTRYSEPQILAILRQAEGGVPVTELCREHGMSNASFYKWRSKYGGMDASMISQMKALEDENRRLKKMYAEMSMQAELLKEALGKKLIRPALRRGLAEKAVARHGISIALACRTFDVSETCYRYSPLLSDENEEIADLLVGLTAARKTWGFGLCFLHLRNVQGHSWNHKRVYRIYCELELNLRIKPRKRLKRDKPDALAVPDAPNMTWSMDFMADRLGDGRAFRLLNVLDDFNREGLGIEVDFSLPAERVIRSLNRIIEWRGKPGTIRVDNGPEYISGKLLEWAEKQGIIIQYIQPGKPQQNAYVERYNRTVRHEWLDQHIIENIEEAQDFATQWLWTYNNDRPNMGLGGITPAMKLKMAA, from the exons ATGAAGATGACGAGATATAGCGAACCCCAAATTCTTGCGATCCTACGCCAAGCCGAAGGCGGTGTGCCTGTAACGGAGCTGTGCCGCGAGCACGGGATGAGCAACGCGTCGTTCTACAAATGGCGATCAAAATACGGTGGTATGGACGCGTCGATGATCAGCCAAATGAAGGCGCTTGAAGACGAGAACCGGCGGCTGAAAAAGATGTATGCCGAGATGAGCATGCAAGCAGAATTACTGAAGGAAGCCCTGGGAAAAAAGT TGATCCGGCCAGCCTTACGACGGGGTCTGGCCGAGAAAGCGGTGGCGCGCCACGGTATCAGCATTGCGCTGGCCTGCCGCACGTTTGATGTCAGTGAGACGTGCTATCGTTACAGCCCGCTCTTGAGCGATGAGAACGAAGAGATTGCCGATCTGCTGGTTGGGCTGACGGCCGCACGGAAGACTTGGGGGTTTGGGCTATGTTTCCTGCATCTACGTAACGTGCAAGGTCATTCGTGGAACCACAAAAGGGTTTACCGGATTTACTGCGAACTGGAACTGAACTTGCGGATCAAACCTCGGAAACGGTTAAAGCGGGACAAACCCGATGCGCTGGCAGTGCCGGACGCCCCGAACATGACCTGGTCGATGGACTTCATGGCGGATCGCCTCGGGGATGGTCGGGCGTTTCGGCTCTTGAACGTGCTGGATGATTTTAACCGCGAGGGTTTGGGCATCGAGGTCGATTTTTCTTTGCCAGCCGAACGGGTTATTCGCAGCCTTAATCGGATCATTGAATGGCGTGGGAAACCAGGAACCATTCGGGTCGATAATGGGCCGGAGTACATCAGTGGTAAGCTGCTGGAATGGGCTGAGAAACAAGGTATTATCATCCAGTACATTCAACCCGGAAAGCCGCAGCAGAACGCTTACGTCGAGCGCTATAATCGCACCGTCAGGCATGAATGGTTGGACCAACATATCATCGAAAACATAGAGGAGGCACAGGACTTTGCCACACAATGGCTATGGACTTACAATAATGACCGCCCGAATATGGGCCTCGGCGGCATCACACCCGCAATGAAACTGAAAATGGCCGCGTAA
- a CDS encoding HupE/UreJ family protein yields the protein MKVAGFGIWPGKYSTAIFATCLSALLLLSGPAIAHFLLNLNTRIIHVEHLSNGLRVYLRLPMPYLVANLVGPEQADGLPDPAPYTTNTREDGNVVYYLDVEALRADSGGLGKLVANGHQFVSNGVVLQATVETVRVYPGSRQPPFSTLGEARASFQDTLYPQDFPVTYVGDTVVDVVFLFAEQGEATSYLLSSSLNPGLPGQEKTANLILDYYPGSVEVFRARGLLQDPISISRSPWAAAATFVKEGMLHILDGLDHVLFVICLALGAASFKSLFARTTGFTIGHSVTLSLGFFGFVPSGAWFIPTIELGIALSIIFAALVAMKQKQGNQPPERTMFAVTVGIGILHGLGFSFVLHKILQVDSPNIWQSLLSFNVGVELGQFLIILACWPLFRLLSRLGDSRWLVARWGIAAPCIAVAGFWTIQRALLVVQSG from the coding sequence ATGAAGGTCGCAGGATTTGGTATTTGGCCCGGAAAATATTCGACCGCCATATTTGCCACATGTTTGAGCGCCCTGTTGCTGCTGTCCGGACCGGCCATCGCGCATTTCCTACTGAACTTGAACACGCGCATCATTCATGTCGAACATCTGAGCAATGGCTTGCGGGTCTATCTTCGCCTGCCAATGCCCTATCTCGTTGCCAATCTGGTTGGCCCAGAACAGGCAGACGGCCTGCCGGATCCCGCGCCTTACACGACCAACACCCGTGAAGATGGCAATGTTGTCTACTACCTTGATGTCGAGGCATTGCGTGCTGACTCTGGTGGACTTGGTAAACTGGTGGCAAACGGCCATCAGTTTGTCAGCAACGGCGTGGTTTTGCAGGCAACTGTGGAAACCGTCAGGGTGTACCCGGGTTCCAGGCAACCACCGTTTTCTACTCTGGGCGAGGCCCGAGCCTCGTTTCAGGATACTCTCTATCCGCAGGATTTTCCTGTGACATATGTTGGTGATACAGTTGTTGACGTGGTTTTTTTGTTCGCGGAACAGGGAGAGGCGACGTCCTACCTGCTGTCCAGCTCGCTCAATCCAGGTCTGCCGGGACAAGAAAAGACAGCAAACCTGATCCTTGATTATTATCCTGGCAGCGTCGAGGTTTTCCGGGCGCGGGGCCTGCTGCAAGATCCGATTTCCATCTCACGTTCTCCTTGGGCCGCAGCCGCCACTTTCGTCAAGGAGGGAATGCTGCACATTCTGGACGGTCTGGATCACGTCTTGTTTGTCATCTGCCTGGCTCTGGGTGCAGCAAGCTTCAAAAGTCTGTTTGCACGCACCACAGGATTTACAATTGGTCACAGTGTGACGCTAAGCCTTGGGTTCTTCGGGTTTGTGCCTTCGGGTGCATGGTTCATCCCCACAATCGAGTTGGGCATTGCCTTGTCCATCATTTTTGCGGCCCTTGTGGCCATGAAACAGAAGCAGGGGAACCAGCCTCCTGAGCGAACAATGTTTGCGGTCACCGTCGGAATTGGCATCCTACACGGGTTGGGGTTTTCGTTTGTGTTGCACAAAATTTTGCAGGTCGATTCACCCAACATTTGGCAAAGTCTTTTGTCATTCAATGTCGGCGTCGAGCTTGGCCAGTTTTTAATTATTCTTGCTTGTTGGCCGCTGTTCCGGCTGTTGTCGCGGTTGGGTGACAGTCGCTGGCTGGTTGCGCGCTGGGGCATAGCCGCGCCTTGCATCGCAGTGGCCGGTTTCTGGACTATCCAACGCGCATTGCTGGTTGTGCAAAGCGGTTGA
- a CDS encoding Rossmann-fold NAD(P)-binding domain-containing protein, with product MKFKLFLPCLVWAFSLAAVLPPSWALADYVAFNGSEVAPNIAEFRIDEDGVHVQLEVYVGDLKTFDALVPNSWFKDDAPLRATSDDRIVDFTENGLSIRRSDGTALPIAVQLIERRMRVDRASPLTGQRDPATGKVFPAPPDDPRVLYAELFYPFNGTRPDRLVFTPPLDADGNAQVSIGMVVFDRDVPVIDFRYLAKRVTLNIEWLDPWYTSFENPNLARHYRFPMMSFLYASPFEIRHEALIRVHNAAELVGVEIAGRTMTKAERREIESRLPSVLNDRSPMAIDGKKIIPTFDRLSFMRIGTRGLNFIQEEDEVRADADYVGLIYSTPTAGYAQEATVEWTVFPDPVTKVPGNAIDAAGPFLAGLTSENPILKWTNYFKTYEPPVISPVVFGKERTLNVPMLTILLIVSTLCGAVFLFRRQSIPRIVRITALGTLLVATAVSTQIGWINMENPIASTPDRPAAARIASQLIENFHNALQEKIPERLNEALRTSVSADAFEDVKLELGRALIVEMQGGGAGSIKNIRDFGVANIRPTPSASGFQASVSWSVTATGEHWGHPHQKNIRFSAVMDIAPIEGAWKLTGMTVTSAQPEI from the coding sequence GTGAAATTCAAACTGTTCTTGCCCTGTCTGGTCTGGGCCTTCTCGCTTGCGGCGGTTCTGCCTCCCTCTTGGGCGCTGGCTGACTACGTCGCATTTAATGGGTCTGAAGTGGCTCCCAATATCGCCGAATTCCGGATCGACGAGGACGGCGTGCACGTCCAACTTGAGGTGTATGTGGGTGACCTCAAAACCTTTGACGCACTGGTTCCCAATAGCTGGTTCAAGGATGATGCACCTCTGCGGGCAACGTCCGATGACCGGATAGTCGATTTTACCGAAAACGGCCTGAGTATTCGCCGGTCTGATGGCACTGCATTGCCGATTGCCGTCCAATTGATTGAACGCCGGATGCGGGTTGACCGGGCCTCACCACTCACTGGGCAACGCGATCCAGCCACCGGAAAGGTTTTTCCCGCCCCCCCGGATGACCCACGTGTTCTTTATGCAGAGCTGTTTTATCCGTTCAATGGCACCCGCCCGGACAGGCTTGTTTTTACCCCACCGCTCGACGCGGATGGCAATGCACAGGTTTCAATAGGCATGGTCGTGTTTGACCGCGATGTTCCTGTGATAGATTTCCGTTACCTGGCAAAGAGGGTAACGCTGAACATCGAATGGCTGGACCCGTGGTATACCAGTTTTGAAAACCCAAATTTGGCGCGCCATTATCGTTTTCCTATGATGAGCTTTCTGTACGCCAGCCCGTTTGAAATTCGTCACGAAGCCCTTATTCGGGTGCACAATGCCGCCGAGTTGGTTGGTGTGGAGATTGCCGGTCGGACCATGACAAAGGCAGAGCGTAGAGAAATTGAATCGCGCCTGCCGTCGGTATTGAATGACCGCTCGCCGATGGCAATAGATGGCAAAAAAATCATACCGACATTTGATCGGCTTAGTTTTATGCGCATCGGAACGAGGGGCTTGAATTTCATCCAGGAAGAAGACGAAGTTCGGGCAGATGCAGATTATGTTGGCCTGATCTATTCCACACCTACGGCCGGTTATGCGCAAGAAGCAACGGTGGAATGGACTGTATTTCCCGATCCGGTCACCAAAGTGCCAGGCAACGCCATTGACGCCGCAGGTCCATTCCTAGCGGGCCTTACTTCAGAAAATCCAATATTGAAGTGGACCAATTATTTCAAAACCTACGAGCCGCCGGTTATCTCGCCTGTGGTCTTTGGCAAAGAGCGTACTCTTAATGTGCCGATGTTGACGATCTTGTTGATTGTGTCCACACTTTGTGGGGCGGTTTTCCTGTTTAGACGGCAGAGCATTCCCAGAATTGTCAGGATCACTGCACTGGGAACGCTACTTGTGGCGACTGCTGTCTCGACACAAATTGGGTGGATTAACATGGAGAACCCGATTGCAAGTACACCTGATCGTCCTGCAGCCGCACGTATCGCCAGCCAGTTGATTGAGAACTTTCACAATGCACTTCAGGAGAAGATCCCAGAACGGTTGAACGAGGCCCTGCGCACGAGCGTATCAGCAGATGCATTTGAGGATGTGAAGCTGGAACTGGGACGCGCTCTTATTGTCGAAATGCAAGGTGGTGGGGCTGGGAGCATCAAAAACATCAGGGATTTCGGTGTTGCAAATATCCGGCCAACACCTAGTGCAAGCGGGTTTCAGGCATCGGTGAGCTGGAGCGTGACAGCAACCGGCGAGCATTGGGGGCATCCGCATCAGAAGAACATTCGTTTCAGCGCAGTGATGGACATCGCCCCGATTGAGGGCGCGTGGAAACTGACTGGCATGACGGTCACAAGTGCGCAGCCGGAAATCTAG